A genomic stretch from Acetobacter ascendens includes:
- the fmt gene encoding methionyl-tRNA formyltransferase gives MRLVFMGTPDFSVPALRALHAAGHEIVAVYCQPPRPAGRGKKLQASPVQQAAEKLGLLVRHPLSLRKNEPEWADFAALRADAAIVAAYGLILPQAMLDAPRLGCLNIHASLLPRWRGASPIQSAILAGDTQSGVTIMQMEAGLDTGPMLLREAVPITATTTATSLHDALSALGADMALRVLADMPTPTPQPEEGVTYAPRLTREDGRIDWAKTATEIDRQIRALTPWPGTFTTLPDDTVLKIGAATPLPDTKHTAQPGTVLDDALTIACGSGAVRLTRLQKPGRGMMDADAFLRGQPLATGALLGAEQPDPA, from the coding sequence AAATTGTTGCTGTGTACTGTCAGCCCCCGCGCCCCGCAGGACGCGGCAAAAAGCTTCAGGCTTCCCCCGTGCAACAGGCGGCGGAAAAACTGGGGCTACTGGTGCGCCACCCCCTCTCACTGCGCAAAAATGAGCCCGAATGGGCAGATTTTGCAGCACTCCGGGCCGATGCCGCCATTGTGGCCGCCTATGGGCTTATTCTGCCCCAAGCCATGCTGGATGCCCCGCGCCTTGGCTGCCTGAATATTCATGCCAGCCTGCTACCACGCTGGCGCGGTGCCTCCCCCATCCAGAGCGCCATTCTGGCCGGAGATACCCAAAGCGGCGTCACCATTATGCAGATGGAAGCCGGGCTGGATACAGGCCCCATGCTGCTGCGTGAAGCCGTGCCCATTACCGCCACCACAACGGCCACCAGCCTGCACGATGCCCTCAGCGCATTGGGGGCAGATATGGCGCTGCGTGTGCTGGCCGATATGCCCACACCCACGCCGCAGCCAGAAGAAGGCGTCACCTACGCCCCGCGCCTGACGCGTGAAGATGGACGCATAGACTGGGCCAAAACTGCCACGGAAATAGACCGCCAGATTCGTGCACTCACCCCGTGGCCCGGCACTTTTACCACCCTACCCGATGACACGGTGCTGAAAATTGGCGCTGCCACCCCACTGCCCGATACCAAACACACCGCCCAACCCGGCACAGTGCTGGATGATGCCCTCACCATTGCCTGTGGCAGCGGTGCTGTGCGGCTTACCCGCTTGCAAAAGCCCGGCCGGGGCATGATGGATGCCGATGCCTTTTTGCGTGGTCAGCCATTGGCCACTGGCGCGCTTTTAGGGGCCGAGCAGCCAGACCCCGCATGA
- the argB gene encoding acetylglutamate kinase, whose amino-acid sequence MTEPRVPSSHSHHDAAQEAAILAGALPYLRRYAGDTIVVKYGGHAMGNADLAKTFGRDIALLKLVGINPVVVHGGGPQINQMLKRLEIPSTFVDGLRVTDANMVDVIEMVLAGSVNKEVAELISREGALAVGISGKDGKMITARKLQRKVRDTESQIERVLDLGFVGEPIKVDPRVIYALSGSGLIPVIAPVGFGEDGATYNINADTAAGAVAGAVHATRLLMLTDVPGVLDADGKLIPELTAAQAMQAIEDGVITGGMIPKVETCIQAVQAGARAAVIIDGRMPHACLLELFTASGSGTMIRAE is encoded by the coding sequence ATGACAGAACCACGGGTTCCTTCTTCCCATTCCCATCATGATGCGGCGCAGGAAGCCGCCATTCTGGCCGGAGCCCTGCCGTATCTGCGCCGCTATGCGGGGGATACCATTGTGGTCAAGTATGGTGGCCACGCTATGGGTAATGCAGATCTGGCCAAAACCTTTGGGCGGGATATTGCGCTGCTTAAGCTGGTGGGTATCAACCCGGTTGTGGTGCATGGCGGTGGCCCGCAGATTAACCAGATGCTCAAGCGGCTGGAAATTCCTTCTACCTTTGTGGATGGCCTGCGCGTAACAGACGCCAATATGGTGGATGTTATCGAGATGGTTCTGGCTGGTTCCGTGAACAAGGAAGTGGCGGAACTTATCAGCCGTGAAGGCGCGCTGGCCGTTGGTATTTCTGGCAAGGACGGTAAAATGATTACCGCCCGCAAATTGCAGCGTAAAGTGCGGGATACGGAAAGCCAGATTGAACGCGTGCTGGATCTGGGCTTTGTGGGTGAACCCATAAAGGTGGACCCGCGCGTGATTTATGCGCTTTCTGGTTCTGGCCTTATTCCGGTTATTGCGCCGGTGGGTTTTGGGGAAGATGGCGCCACCTACAACATCAATGCCGATACGGCTGCCGGTGCTGTAGCTGGTGCGGTGCATGCCACCCGCCTGCTGATGTTAACAGACGTGCCCGGCGTGCTGGATGCCGATGGCAAGCTGATACCAGAACTTACAGCCGCGCAGGCCATGCAGGCTATTGAGGATGGTGTGATTACCGGCGGTATGATCCCCAAGGTGGAAACCTGCATTCAGGCCGTGCAGGCCGGTGCACGTGCCGCCGTGATTATTGATGGCCGTATGCCCCATGCCTGCCTGCTGGAACTGTTTACGGCATCTGGCTCCGGCACCATGATCCGGGCGGAATAA
- the yihA gene encoding ribosome biogenesis GTP-binding protein YihA/YsxC, producing MTDDAASSFRELKDEARIAAALEEGRRLFAGSCEFVFGAQKLGQLPPQTLPEIAFAGRSNVGKSSLVNALTGRKTLARASSEPGRTKQLNFFNLADRLMLVDMPGYGYAKAAKSVKEDWQDMMFDYLRGRPSLQRVVLLLDARVEMKAHDLEVMDLLDKAAVSFQVVLTKCDSVKPGPLARKQAEVEVEIRRHPAAFPYLSLTSSQTGEGIEGLRAELAEFALPKAP from the coding sequence ATGACAGATGATGCCGCATCCTCTTTCCGAGAATTAAAGGATGAAGCCCGTATTGCCGCCGCCCTGGAAGAAGGGCGGCGGCTTTTTGCGGGTTCATGCGAATTTGTGTTTGGCGCGCAAAAGCTGGGGCAACTGCCGCCGCAAACTCTGCCGGAAATTGCTTTTGCCGGGCGCTCCAATGTGGGTAAGTCCAGCTTGGTGAACGCGCTTACAGGCCGCAAAACGCTAGCGCGCGCTTCTTCCGAACCGGGGCGCACCAAGCAGCTCAACTTCTTCAATCTGGCAGACCGGCTGATGCTGGTGGATATGCCGGGTTATGGCTACGCAAAGGCTGCCAAATCCGTAAAGGAAGACTGGCAGGATATGATGTTTGATTACCTGCGTGGTCGGCCCAGTTTGCAGCGTGTTGTGCTGCTGCTTGATGCGCGGGTGGAAATGAAAGCGCATGATCTGGAAGTAATGGACCTGCTGGATAAAGCAGCCGTCAGCTTTCAGGTGGTGCTCACCAAGTGCGATAGCGTTAAACCCGGCCCGCTGGCACGCAAGCAGGCAGAAGTTGAAGTGGAAATTCGCCGCCACCCTGCGGCTTTTCCCTACCTGTCTTTAACAAGCAGCCAGACAGGTGAAGGTATTGAGGGCTTGCGGGCGGAACTGGCAGAATTTGCCCTGCCCAAGGCGCCATGA
- the truA gene encoding tRNA pseudouridine(38-40) synthase TruA has translation MMEEELAPVQRWAVKLEYDGTGLVGWQRQKSDLSVQSLLEEAAARLANNRPVSSITAGRTDSGVHALAQVAHLDFPADVRFSRHSVREGLSYHLKPHNVVVLDAAQVDTDWSARFSAIWRSYQYRILNRRSRPTLLAGQVWHVKSTLDVEKMQEAANILVGPHDFTSFRAVACQAHSPMRTLDQLEVSRHGDEVIVFAKARSFLHHQVRNMVGTLKLVGIGAWQPERVAQALEARNRCAAGPTAPPEGLYLNGVGYDPDPFD, from the coding sequence ATGATGGAAGAAGAACTTGCCCCCGTTCAGCGTTGGGCCGTTAAACTGGAATATGATGGCACTGGCCTTGTAGGCTGGCAGCGCCAAAAATCCGACCTCTCCGTGCAGTCTTTGCTGGAAGAAGCTGCCGCACGGCTGGCCAACAACCGCCCCGTAAGCAGCATTACCGCCGGACGCACGGATTCCGGCGTGCATGCGCTGGCACAGGTGGCACATCTGGATTTTCCTGCTGATGTGCGTTTCTCCCGCCATTCTGTGCGGGAGGGGCTGAGCTATCACCTTAAACCACATAACGTGGTGGTGCTGGATGCTGCGCAGGTTGATACAGACTGGAGCGCACGCTTTTCCGCCATATGGCGCTCATACCAGTATCGTATTCTCAACCGTCGCTCACGCCCTACCTTGCTGGCCGGGCAGGTGTGGCACGTTAAAAGCACGCTGGATGTGGAAAAAATGCAGGAAGCCGCCAATATTCTGGTCGGTCCGCATGATTTCACGTCTTTCCGCGCCGTGGCCTGCCAAGCCCATAGCCCTATGCGCACGCTGGACCAACTAGAAGTTTCTCGCCACGGGGATGAGGTGATTGTTTTTGCCAAGGCCCGCTCCTTCTTGCACCATCAGGTGCGGAACATGGTGGGCACGCTTAAACTTGTAGGAATTGGGGCTTGGCAGCCAGAGCGTGTTGCCCAAGCCCTAGAGGCCCGCAACCGCTGCGCCGCAGGCCCTACTGCCCCGCCAGAGGGGCTTTACCTGAACGGCGTGGGGTATGATCCAGACCCGTTTGACTAA
- the dapE gene encoding succinyl-diaminopimelate desuccinylase has protein sequence MADAAQVNIPANLALTDPVGVAQALIRLPSVSPDPGASQHLLAAMLERLGFEVTHLPFGEGAERTPNFFARLGTGSPHICYAGHTDVVPPGNEADWSHPPYAADIVDGVLYGRGACDMKGGIAAFVSAVARHVATGLGKGSISFLITGDEEGPATYGTVKVLEWMAEHNQIPDYCLVGEPTNPKVLGEMVKVGRRGSLNAHIVVEGTQGHVAYPHRADNPVHRLLAVLAALRGTPLDNGTEYFEPSSLQVTSVDVGNGATNVIPARAEARLNIRFNDLHTGAALKGWVETICRQHAPRSRVEIKISGESFLTSPTQETTALVEAIKQITGRTPKLDTGGGTSDARFISRYCAVSEFGLVGASIHKVDEHTDVADLEMLTRIYQTFLEGAQA, from the coding sequence ATGGCGGACGCAGCGCAGGTGAATATTCCGGCCAATCTGGCACTGACAGATCCGGTTGGAGTGGCGCAGGCGCTTATCCGTCTGCCTTCTGTCTCGCCAGATCCGGGCGCATCACAGCATCTGCTTGCAGCCATGCTGGAGCGCTTGGGGTTTGAGGTCACGCACCTTCCGTTTGGTGAAGGTGCTGAGCGCACGCCCAATTTCTTTGCTCGTCTGGGCACGGGTAGCCCCCATATCTGCTACGCTGGCCATACCGATGTGGTGCCGCCGGGGAATGAGGCCGATTGGTCTCATCCCCCATATGCGGCGGATATTGTGGATGGTGTGCTGTATGGCCGTGGCGCATGTGACATGAAGGGCGGCATTGCGGCTTTTGTGTCTGCCGTAGCACGGCATGTAGCCACTGGGCTGGGCAAAGGCTCTATCAGTTTTCTGATAACCGGGGATGAAGAGGGCCCCGCCACCTACGGCACGGTAAAGGTGCTGGAATGGATGGCGGAGCACAATCAAATCCCGGATTATTGTCTGGTAGGTGAGCCCACCAACCCCAAAGTATTGGGCGAGATGGTGAAGGTTGGCCGCCGTGGCAGCTTAAACGCGCATATTGTGGTGGAAGGCACGCAAGGCCATGTGGCCTATCCCCACCGGGCAGATAACCCGGTGCATCGCCTATTGGCGGTGCTGGCAGCTTTACGCGGTACACCGCTAGATAACGGCACCGAGTATTTTGAACCCTCCAGCCTTCAGGTCACCAGTGTGGATGTGGGCAACGGGGCTACAAACGTTATTCCCGCACGGGCCGAAGCACGGCTGAACATTCGGTTTAATGATTTGCATACAGGTGCTGCGCTGAAGGGCTGGGTAGAAACCATTTGCCGCCAGCATGCCCCGCGTTCGCGCGTGGAGATCAAGATCAGCGGTGAATCTTTTCTGACGTCCCCCACGCAGGAAACCACGGCTCTTGTAGAGGCCATCAAGCAGATTACGGGCCGCACGCCCAAGTTGGATACCGGGGGCGGCACATCGGATGCACGCTTTATCAGCCGGTATTGTGCGGTTTCTGAATTCGGGCTGGTAGGCGCGAGTATTCACAAAGTTGATGAACACACGGATGTTGCGGATCTGGAAATGCTGACACGGATCTATCAGACTTTTCTGGAAGGAGCGCAGGCATGA
- the dapD gene encoding 2,3,4,5-tetrahydropyridine-2,6-dicarboxylate N-succinyltransferase gives MTNETLRAHIEALWEKRDQISSATTGEDRKTIETALEALDSGALRVAEPKEDGWQVNEWLKKAVLLSFRLNDSVAIPGGAAGAPAYDKVPLKFAGWDQARFDKAGFRVVPGAVVRRSAFIAPGAVLMPSFVNVGARVDSGTMVDTWATVGSCAQIGKNCHISGGAGIGGVLEPLQAAPVIIEDNCFIGARSEVAEGVIVERGSVLSMGVFLGASTKIVDRATGEIYMGRVPAYSVVVPGTMPSSKPVGPDGRPNPALACAVIVKRVDERTRSKTSINDLLRD, from the coding sequence ATGACCAACGAAACTTTGCGCGCGCATATTGAAGCCCTGTGGGAAAAGCGGGATCAGATTTCCTCCGCTACAACGGGAGAAGACCGCAAAACCATTGAAACGGCTCTGGAAGCTCTGGATTCTGGCGCGCTGCGTGTGGCCGAACCCAAGGAAGATGGCTGGCAGGTGAACGAATGGCTGAAAAAAGCTGTTCTGCTTTCCTTCCGCCTGAACGATAGCGTGGCCATTCCCGGTGGCGCAGCCGGTGCCCCGGCATATGATAAAGTGCCGCTTAAGTTTGCTGGCTGGGATCAGGCCCGTTTTGATAAGGCAGGCTTCCGCGTGGTGCCGGGCGCTGTTGTGCGTCGCTCCGCCTTTATTGCTCCCGGCGCTGTGCTGATGCCCAGCTTCGTAAACGTGGGTGCACGCGTAGATAGCGGCACTATGGTGGACACATGGGCCACTGTTGGTAGCTGTGCCCAGATTGGCAAAAACTGCCATATCAGTGGTGGTGCAGGTATTGGCGGCGTTCTGGAACCGCTGCAGGCTGCTCCGGTGATTATTGAAGACAACTGCTTTATTGGCGCACGTTCCGAAGTGGCAGAGGGCGTGATTGTGGAACGCGGCTCCGTGCTTTCCATGGGTGTGTTCCTTGGTGCTTCCACCAAGATTGTGGATCGTGCAACGGGTGAAATCTACATGGGCCGCGTGCCGGCTTATTCCGTTGTTGTGCCGGGCACCATGCCATCTTCCAAGCCGGTTGGGCCAGATGGTCGCCCCAATCCTGCTCTGGCTTGCGCTGTTATTGTGAAGCGGGTGGACGAACGCACACGTTCCAAAACCTCCATTAACGATCTGCTGCGTGACTGA